Within Streptomyces albofaciens JCM 4342, the genomic segment GGACGCGCGGGCGGGCGGGGGACGCTGACGGTGTGGCCGGGGACGGGGGCCGGGCGGCCGGAGACCCGGACCGCGGCGCGGCCGGTACGGCGGGCGGCAGCACGCCGGGCAGCGCGTCCACCAGAGCCGTGAAGTCGCGCAGCACGGTGCGCGCGTCGGCGGCGGAGAGCAGGCACAGGGCCGCCATCGTGTTGGCACCGCCGGCGGGGTCGTAGACCGGCACGGCGCTGCCGTCGGGCAGGGAACTCTCCGGTACGACCGAGAGCATGCTGCCCTCGCTCAGCGCGACGGCCTCCTTCACCACGGGGAAGTCCCACAGCCTGCGGTCCCGCCAGGCCGCGCCGTGGCCGTCCACCGCGAGGACGACGAGGGAACCCGCGGCGCCGCGTGCCTGCTCCGGGCCGAGGACCCGCTCGGGCCAGGCGACCGGGCGGCCCAGGAGGTGGTCCACGAGCATGCCGACGACGTCGAGCCCGAACACCTCCTCGATCTGCGGGACGGTCATCGCGCCGCCGAACCGGGCGGCCGTCTCGATCAGCCACATGCGCCCGTCGGCGCCGAGCTTGATCTCGGTGTGGGTGCCGCAGTCGCGCAGGCCGAGGGCGTCGACGGCCTCCCGGGCGAGGGCGACGACGCGGTCCTGGAGGTCCGCGGGGAGCAGCGCGGGGGTGATGCCGGCGCGCTCGGTGAACGGCCGCACCGTCGGCATCCGGCCGCTGACGCAGACCGGCCGGAAGACGCCGCCGGTCACCACGCCCTCGACGCTGACGTAGTCGCCCCAGCCGGGCTCGTCGAACCAGCCCGCGGTGTCGCCGGTCACGATCTCCTCGACCACGAAGTGCCCCGCCGCCTCGGCCACATGGAGCTCGGCGAAGCCCAGCCGGGCGGACCGGGCCATGGTCTCGCGCGAGCGCCGCCAGGCGGTGTCGGCCTCCTGAGGGGAGGCGATGATCTGGTGGGCGGTGGAACCGGCGCTCCAGGCCGCCTTGAGCAGCAGGGGAGCGGACAGGGCGGTGACGGCCTCGTGGAGGTCCGCCTGGGTGGTGACGGGGCGGAACGCGGGCTGCGGCAGGCCGTGCCGATGCCAGGTGTGCCGCATCATCCGCTTGTCGCGGGCGAGCGCGGCGGCGTCTCCCGCCCCGGCGAGACCGAGCGCCTCACACGCCTCGGCGACGGCCACGACCGCGTACTCGGAGAAGGTGAGGACCGCGTCCGCGCCGACGGCTTCGGCCCGCGAGACGATCAACGAGACCAGGTCGGACCGCTCCGCGTCGGTGGGCAGCACGACCGAGGCGCACAGTCGCTCCGCGGACGCGGCGACCGACGGCGGAAGTGCGCTGAGCGCCAGCAGGTGCACGTCCGCTCGCGCGGCTGCCCGGGACAGGACATGGCCGAGCGGCGGACCGCCCTTGGCGTGCACCAACAGCACCGTGCTCACTGAGATTCGTCTCCCATCACTTGTCTGTTCGCTTGTCTGTCCGGGGCGTCGG encodes:
- a CDS encoding ATP-grasp domain-containing protein — encoded protein: MSTVLLVHAKGGPPLGHVLSRAAARADVHLLALSALPPSVAASAERLCASVVLPTDAERSDLVSLIVSRAEAVGADAVLTFSEYAVVAVAEACEALGLAGAGDAAALARDKRMMRHTWHRHGLPQPAFRPVTTQADLHEAVTALSAPLLLKAAWSAGSTAHQIIASPQEADTAWRRSRETMARSARLGFAELHVAEAAGHFVVEEIVTGDTAGWFDEPGWGDYVSVEGVVTGGVFRPVCVSGRMPTVRPFTERAGITPALLPADLQDRVVALAREAVDALGLRDCGTHTEIKLGADGRMWLIETAARFGGAMTVPQIEEVFGLDVVGMLVDHLLGRPVAWPERVLGPEQARGAAGSLVVLAVDGHGAAWRDRRLWDFPVVKEAVALSEGSMLSVVPESSLPDGSAVPVYDPAGGANTMAALCLLSAADARTVLRDFTALVDALPGVLPPAVPAAPRSGSPAARPPSPATPSASPARPRVRPAVPSEEVAV